The Cricetulus griseus strain 17A/GY chromosome 9, alternate assembly CriGri-PICRH-1.0, whole genome shotgun sequence genome has a segment encoding these proteins:
- the LOC107979912 gene encoding killer cell immunoglobulin-like receptor 3DL1 isoform X2: MLSVLLNLMCTGFFLVLRMLAQAGSHDKPSLSAHPSPVVVLGQRVELQCDSHSESDFFKLYKELGDPIPEVHERPFRDKTLLGPVTRAHGGTYRCYNYNHQYSNELSSHSDPLKIIISGIYKKPFLLVPYSNLVKSGEKVTLECHSEIMFDIFILTSHRKRIIKESCQHSAESHLGGSRAKFSMGPVTRDHAGSYTCYGSYNQTPYEWSESSDPVDIKITGLYKKPSLSAFMGPVLMSGENVTLVCSSDHPFDMFHLSGDGVPRGHGLPAVQSHNGTFQATFPLCPVTQAGNYRCYGSFRNSSHAWSSPSDPLCLSVTDNHRNLHILIGLSVTMVLVLLIVLLYSCCYAKKSKSREQANECRLSLNRQDPEREDVQEVTYLEFDQRTFKQKLTTPISQIPKEFSTHPSVYMEIRKL; this comes from the exons GAAGCCATGACAAGCCTTCCCTGTCTGCCCATCCAAGCCCTGTTGTTGTACTGGGGCAGCGTGTGGAACTACAATGTGACTCTCATAGTGAGTCTGACTTCTTCAAGCTGTACAAAGAACTCGGAGATCCTATTCCTGAGGTCCATGAAAGACCATTCCGGGACAAAACTCTCTTGGGCCCTGTTACACGAGCACATGGAGGAACCTATAGATGCTATAATTACAATCATCAGTACAGTAATGAACTCTCATCACACAGTGACCCTCTGAAAATCATAATCTCAG gaatctacaagaaaCCTTTCCTCTTGGTCCCATATAGTAACTTGGTAAAATCAGGAGAGAAGGTAACCCTGGAGTGCCATTCAGAGATTATGTTTGACATCTTCATTTTGACTTCACACAGAAAGAGAATAATCAAGGAATCTTGCCAGCATTCGGCAGAATCCCATCTTGGGGGGTCCCGTGCCAAATTCTCAATGGGACCTGTGACACGTGACCATGCTGGGTCTTACACATGTTATGGTTCTTACAATCAGACACCATATGAATGGTCTGAATCCAGTGACCCTGTTGATATAAAGATCACAG GTTTATACAAGAAACCTTCTCTGTCAGCCTTTATGGGCCCTGTGCTGATGTCAGGAGAGAACGTGACCTTGGTGTGCAGCTCTGACCATCCGTTTGACATGTTCCATCTGTCCGGGGATGGGGTGCCTCGGGGACATGGACTGCCTGCAGTGCAGAGTCACAATGGGACATTCCAGGCCACCTTCCCCCTATGTCCTGTGACGCAGGCAGGGAACTATAGATGCTATGGCTCTTTCAGGAACTCTTCCCATGCGTGGTCATCCCCAAGTGACCCTTTGTGCCTTTCTGTCACAG ATAACCACAGGAACCTGCATATTCTGATTGGGCTTTCAGTAACCATGGTCCTTGTGCTCCTCATCGTCCTCCTTTACTCTTGTTGCTATGCCAAAAAGAGTAAGTCTCGGGAACAAGCCAATGAGTGCCGTCTGT CACTGAACAGACAG GACCCTGAAAGAGAAGACGTGCAGGAGGTGACATATTTAGAATTTGATCAAAGGACCTTCAAACAAAAATTGACCACCCCCATTTCCCAGATTCCCAAGGAATTTTCCACACACCCCAGTGTGTACATGGAAATCAGGAAATTGTAA